From a region of the Arvicanthis niloticus isolate mArvNil1 chromosome 6, mArvNil1.pat.X, whole genome shotgun sequence genome:
- the Znf174 gene encoding zinc finger protein 174, producing the protein MAAKMEITLSTHTDDSDKQERHIMKLEETRGPPQQYPDPELSRQSFRHFCYQEVSGPQEALSCLRQLCRQWLQPELHTKEQILELLVMEQFLVILPPEIQAQVWHRYPKSSRDIVTLVEDLHRASKKPKQWVTVCMQGQKVLLEKTGAQLVEPELRDFQPQTPSRDIQENSLEEPSWEGSHEQLSPHHWEKSLLQEPVLRLTETESSRVRSDKENPQQEGARGTKACAVLRGRPKGGIMRSPEPGGVTASDPRLLQWQVRPPQSLKSLAHYQRQCRELEYISNPLRGHPLRELKRSRRGQRRLSSLLQRLGHQAAHPAKKPYSCDDCGKSFTWNSELKRHRRVHTGERPYICGECGNCFGRQSTLKLHQRIHTGEKPYQCSHCGKSFRQSSNLHQHHRLHHGH; encoded by the exons ATGGCAGCTAAAATGGAGATAACTTTGAGTACCCACACTGATGATTCTGACAAGCAAGAGAGACACATAATGAAGCTGGAAGAAACACGTGGCCCCCCTCAGCAATATCCTGATCCTGAGCTTTCCCGCCAGAGCTTCAGACACTTTTGTTATCAAGAAGTGTCTGGGCCCCAGGAAGCGCTCTCCTGCCTTCGACAGCTCTGCAGACAGTGGCTGCAGCCTGAACTACACACTAAAGAGCAGATTTTGGAGCTCCTGGTGATGGAGCAGTTTCTGGTCATCCTACCTCCAGAGATCCAGGCACAGGTCTGGCATCGGTATCCAAAGAGCAGCAGGGACATTGTGACTCTGGTGGAAGATTTGCACAGAGCATCCAAAAAACCAAAGCAGTGG GTGACCGTCTGTATGCAAGGGCAAAAGGTGCTCTTAGAGAAAACAGGGGCTCAACTTGTAGAGCCAGAACTTCGAGACTTTCAACCCCAAACTCCTAGCAGAGATATTCAGGAGAACTCTCTAGAAGAACCTTCCTGGGAAGGATCTCATGAGCAGCTGAGTCCTCACCACTGGGAGAAGTCTCTCCTCCAGGAACCAGTCCTCAGATTGACTGAGACAG AGTCCTCCAGAGTGAGAAGTGACAAGGAAAATCCGCAACAGGAGGGAGCGAGAGGAACAAAGGCATGCGCAGTCTTACGTGGAAGACCTAAAGGGGGTATCATGCGAAGCCCTGAGCCAGGAGGGGTGACTGCAAGTGACCCCCGATTGCTGCAGTGGCAGGTCAGACCCCCGCAGTCTCTCAAGTCACTTGCCCACTACCAGAGACAATGCAGAGAGCTGGAATACATCAGCAACCCCCTTAGAGGCCACCCACTGAGAGAGTtaaagagaagcaggagaggcCAAAGACGCCTGAGCAGCCTTCTGCAGCGTCTTGGTCACCAGGCAGCCCACCCAGCCAAGAAACCTTACAGTTGTGACGACTGTGGGAAGAGCTTCACGTGGAATTCCGAGCTGAAGCGACACAGGCGAGTGCACACCGGGGAGAGACCCTACATCTGTGGGGAGTGTGGAAACTGCTTTGGGAGACAGTCAACTCTGAAACTGCACCAGAGAAtccacactggggagaagccATACCAGTGCAGCCACTGTGGCAAAAGCTTCCGCCAAAGCTCAAACCTTCACCAGCACCACAGGCTCCACCATGGGCACTGA